The segment CCTTTCcataacacacacaaaaaatgattTCTGCATGAACCTCTGCAtgttcttttgtgtgtgtgtgtgtgtgtgtgtgtgtgtgtgtgagaatgaAGTATCAGAGTGGTAACTATAGCAATCAAATAGGCTACTAATTTGATCATTAATCATCCTGGTTTTCTCAGTATTTGATTTTCCACATTGATGATGCTCCATTACATGGTGTCTTTGGGCCTTATTATCTATGAAGCTTACAACTGAGCTCTTTCATTGGTATTGATGGATAAATCCAGCAGGTCTCAGAGGATTCTGTTCAAAGACTGCAGTGTTTGTGATATATAACGAGGACATCTAGAAAATTCAATATATCCTCCCATAAGAAACACTTCTTATTATGGATTTGGTATGGCAGAAGTAAAAGTCAGTCAAcataaattaatcaataaaGGAATTTGAGGCCTCAGAGGAGCAACGGCATATTATGAAAAGAAATCCTTTGCTGTGATTTTAGCAAAAGATGAGgccaaaaatgtaattagtaATGGAGGGCGTTGTGTTTCAGAAATAGCTTTTTCCTGCATATTGCATATTGCATTTTGCGCTGGCGTTGCACATACAGTAAGCAGTTTTGAATGGGCCCAGCTCATATCCATCAGAGGTGTCTCAGTCATTCTTTTTGTTAGTCCTTGGTGACTTGGTAGCGTGCCAATCCCAGTCAGATGATGCCATTGGTTGTTAATGTAGTCTAAATAAAAGGATAGCGTCTGATCAGTAAAGCACACAGACGAGATTATGATGAACTAACTCGCTAAGGAGGGTGGATTGATGAGCAACACTCAGTGATTAAATCTCATTTCCTTAATGTCTAAGGATGAACCGTGCTGGCTCCTTGCTGACCATTTAGTGCTACTCATTGTCTCAGAGAGGGTTATGGATTGTGTTTAGTTTTCCTCTCAGAGTCATTACCAATAACACTTAATCCCTGCCCTGTTCCATCTGCAGGTGTTTAAACAGCCACGCAGACCAAAAAAAGCTGTGTCGGATGTCTCCTGCGCCATGATATAACAGCTACCGTAACTGATACCGATCCTCAAATGAACTCATGACGAATGTCTCAAATAGGAGCATAGGCGGATGTAGCCCATGAGCAAACACAATCCAAAAGGACATCGTCTGCTTCGAAGCGAAATGATTATCTGTCTTCTGAAATAATTTACAGAAGGCCGGCTGGAGTGAGTGatgttaaagcatgaccaaatTTGAAAGGTTACAGTATTGACTCTGAAGTTTGAGGCAGGAAAGGAAAACTCTCAACTTTCTTTGCTTACTCAATGAACTATGGACATGGTAAGTCTCAGCAAAGTGTTCCTTTAGCGGAAATGTCCCTTTATTAGGCAGAAGGAGTTCATCACGCATGCAAGTGTATTTTGCGTCCATAGTGGGGGTCCCTGGTCCTGTCACGTTGCCCAGATTTACTGATTCCGTCATTGCCACGGCTTTGGGTTCGATTGCACTAAAAGGCTCATCCAGACTAATGGGGTTCCTATGTGACGCAAACACTGTCTCTTAGTGGAAATGGTTTATTAGACCTTAGCCAATAAAAAAGAGGAGTCAGATGATGCCTCAAGACAAAGAGTTCTGTAATTGGTACTGAGATAGAAGGCTTGTTATGGACATAACCTCTTTGATTCTGACAAAGGGTCACGTCATCACGGAAACCCAAATAAGGACAAGAGCAATGTTGCAATTGATCACACACATTATTACCGGATACACAGTGAAAGGgtatttgattttgttttccGCTATCAACATTTGTACTGCGCGTAATTTAAAATGGATTTACGAAAATGTCACACATAATccatttgttttttcccccctctcTTTTCTTTAAGTATGTAGCCATAACAGTTTGAACAGTCTGAACAATTATCAAAGGTATCATTTTAGAAAATTAAAATTGATGAATTAAGCAGGAACAGAAGTATACAATTTTATATGTGAAATAGAGCCATATCACATATGCGCAAAGTGGttgattagatagatagatagatagatagatagatagatagatagatagatagatagatagatagatagatagatagatagatagatagatagatagatagatagatagatagatagatagatagatagatagatagatagatagatagatagatagatggttgGCACTAAGAATCATCACAACGGAAAAACAGATCATAGACTTTCTTTAAATAGTTcccttacattttttttttaaacaataatgaaTTTTGCTGATCATTGGTGAATTTTTGTGAATGGAGCAGTTTGTGATTGAAGAATGACGTCATTCGTGTGACACACTCTTTATCATTTTCCAGAAGCCCAAGGGCAATCTGATTGGTTGGATgagggagcagtgagctctggTTGGCTGTCAGAGAATCATTAAACACCCACACTGTCAATAGTGAGACCCACATGGTGGGTATATAGGCAGGTGTATTGTAGCCTAATGCAACAGACTCAAAATTTCATTCGAGTTGAAATATCCCCTCTATTTTGGGACGACTCTTTTCTATACTCCATCTATTGCACGAAGCTCAACATCTCAAGGTAAGTAACAACTATTTATGGCTTGACACATAATAGATGTGCCAggctttaaataaatatactaaagatgtgtgtaaataaaataaataaaatgttaggGAGAGCTTAATGGAATATACATTACTCTTTGGCTCTGTAGTTTAACAGAAAGGCATGCtcgatggattttttttttcaaggagAACTGGACGGCTCCTTAGACCTGGCGGTGGGTGCAGAGACAGCAGTTCATTACACTAATGCACAGGGTCCTGCTGGAAGGGAAATCACAAGACTAATATCTTTAATGCTGCAGTTATAGCATAGCACCTGACAGTAGGAGACCTCTGCACCAACCACACAAGCTCTGATTCTTCTGCAGCAAAAAGGAGAACGAGAATGTGTGGAGAACTTTCCAAATATTATTATTCTAGTTTTTAAGCTCAGTCAAATGTTCCAGTGATAGTGTAAAGACAAGTTTAGGGGTGGGAGGGTGCTAAAAATGTCTTTTCATCAGTGACGGCTTGGCCATGACAATTTTTTCGTCACTTTGGGTCTGTTCTTAAACTATCTAATGATGAAATGTTTCACTGCAGGGGACCATGGTTATGTTGAAGATCTCCGCTTTCCTTGTTGCCTATGCTCTGATTATTTGCCAGATGTACAGCTCCAATGCAGCTCCGGCCAGGTAAGCTTctaaaagaaacattttgtcATGCTGATAAATGCTTAAAGAGCAGTGTTTTTCCTTTGATAATTCCTCAAATGAGCTGTTTGTAAGTGAAATCGGTGCTTTGGTAAATTCATTCGGACGAAGCAAGAGAGCATATGTTTTCATTAGAGGTTGCGGCATCATGGACTATCAGTCTTCTGATTACATCAGATGAATCCCGGCCAAACCCACTTTGCTTACGACAGTATTGATCGGGCGATAAATCTTAACTTGGCAACTGGACAGCTTTTAAGTGCCATACTCTTAGCAGATTGTTTTGCTTATGTTTAGGATTTGATGTAGCAAGCAAAAAGTACTTTTATCATACAAACCATTTGTATAGTCCTCTAAGACATGATAATCACGAAGACATTGCGTTGCAGGCCTGCACTGGAATCATCACCAGATCGAACTACGCTTACCGACTACGAAGCGAGAAGATTGCTTCACGCAATTGTCAAAGAATTCATGCAGATGACCGCAGAGGACATGGAACAAGAAGCTACCGAGGAAAACAGGTACAAATCCCATTGCGTGTATTTCTCGAATCGTTCCAACGCAATCTGTTGAATAATTTAGCGAGTGTGAACTGATTTGTTTCTCTCGTATTCAAGAAAGTAAGCCCGCAATGCCTCCAACATGAGAGCAATACCTCCTTAATGTCAAGTGTACTTTTACTTGTTGTAAATGACAGGTATGTGAAGAATTTCTGTACAGAAATGGGGAATTATTTTTCTATTAAGGCTGTAGAGTTCTCTGCCAGTTTATCCTCTGCATGAAACTTCATTTACCCGTCAGATATATGAGAGACTGACCATTTGTAAATGCCTGTTTGCTCTTAATGCATGAAAACGAGTATATCAAACGGCATGGACGGAAGCATGATCTGAAAACATGTGAGGAAATGCCTGCATGATATGCTCAAGTGAAGACATGAAAAGTGCAGTAGAAATGAATTATTGAAGCATGATATGTTTTACGAGACCATAATGACAGCCGTGCGAGGAAGCATGTCAACATGCATCCTGTCATCATGTCTATCCTGTATGTGAACAGAACGAATGCCCTTGCATGTCTACGTGTCTATGAGTTTCTCTGCATGTGGTCTGTTTCCTCACAGCCTGGGTAGACCTGTGTCCAAGCGCTGCTCCAGCCTCAGCACTTGCGTGCTGGGGAAACTGTCCCAGGAGCTGCACAAACTGCAGACGTATCCACGCACCAATGTAGGAGCGGGTACACCGGGCAAGAAGCGCAGCCTGGAAGAGAGTGATGTGTTGGCTGGCTACGGAGAGGCGCTCAATCGTGTCTAATCGGCAGCGGCTGTAAACCCGTGCTTGGCCCTGATATGCGAGTGCATGTGGAAGTTTGCTTGCCTGATTGACttgaaagaacatttttttctactttttttgGCAGAGTAGCAAATCTCAGACAGACACTGTTCCACTAATTTCATATAGTCACTGGATCTATTTGGGTTATATAACTGATTCATAAAATCGGGGAGCTCTCATTGGTAGATAGGGTGTAAcaacaagctttttttaaccCACAGCAAAATTCCTGTCTTGTATGATTCGACTTTGTTCTTGATctaataaagatatttttagaaGGAGATATTTTTTGCCTGTTGTTTGTTTAAAGCTCAGACATGAAcaagcatttttattatttgataaatTGCATTTAATCAGGCTTAAGTATCCATTTTAGGTAAGATATATTATTGctgacattttcttttttgttaaatatatttgatgCATAAATTATGTACATTTCCAATCAATTTCTAAAGTAttttaatatgttgatttgtttCTTCTAAATGAATATTTCACTTCCCATTCATTTTTTACCCCTCCAGTGTTACGACACAGAAGAGAGCCTGTAACACGGCCACATGTGTGACCCATCGCCTGGCAGATTTCCTGAGCCGCTCGGGGGGAATCGGAAGCAGCAAATTTGTCCCCACTAATGTGGGCTCCCAGGCGTTCGGCAGACGAAGGAGGCTCAGCCAGGAGTAGTCAAATGAATGGGTCTTCGTGAAATGGTATGTGAATAGTGTTCTGAACCCGCTCATCAGAGTCATCGCATTCATTTTATGTGAACTGCAATCAAGATAATTCCGTCATGACGTCCTGTTTTATGTTAGATTGAAgaatatgattatatttatgTTCATGTGAGAATATTTTAAGATTATGTGATCATATTAAACCAGTACCTCCAATAACAAATACAGTCCACCTTAAAAATCTGGGattcaaaatctaatttaaacctGTATATAAACAAAAGGTTGtaggtgtattttttttttttaaagaattccTTTTAAATTTTTCAGTTGAACTTCTCTCACATTATTATGCTCAtatttgtgtgtgattgtgtgatataaaaataagcattttcAGAAGTGTACAATCAacaatcattttttttctattattgcaccttattctatttaaaatagattaaaaaaaaaaaagatttcctAATTTTTCAGTTTCAACTTCTCTCATAGTATAGTTATATTATGAATTTATGTTGATGGTGTCATATACAATGATGATAACATCCTAAATAAATCTTTCGACAGGTCACCAATCTACATGTCCAGtcttctttgatcgctttcaataaaagagaaacCATCATGTCCTCATTATGAACCCTGGGAATGGAAACTCCTCACTTTCATCTGAATGGACTCCAGTTGATAGCACTGATCGTTTCCATCCAGCCAGACATTATAACTGCTTATCTTTTTGGTTCTTCAACAAAGCAacataagtttaaaaaaagaaaaagaaatgagaAAGGGGTGATGATCAGTAACCATCATTTTTCTACTCATTTGGATCTGAGGAAAAGCATTGCTTCATTCTTTCCTCTCAGCAGAGAGCACATTCAGTATGTACAGTCTGGTTTGGCCCATGTTCATTTAATGTGTCTCAGCACATTACGGTATTTTGGGGATCATATTAAAGCAGTGCCTCATAAAAAGGCTTCCCTGAACATGGATGTGTCTTGTGCCTTGATGTAAAACACTTTACATGCCGCTGTTGTACAGTATGTTTGAAATAAAGGAGGGAGGTACTACCACTGAATTACAAATTGTAACAATTGTGAATTTGAGCaagattaaaatgtattttagatacATAAGGTTTGGGGTACTTGATTTATTGACTGACTGGTTGTTTTAGTAATTCGTCTGCATAGTCTTACACATGCCCCCCCTCATGTCATGCTTGATCTTGCATGTCTGATATAATAATCAGAATTAAATGATGACCACAAGGTTCAGCATTACCCTATGATTGTCCAGTTGTTCTGAATGCCAGTTTAAACGGTCGTTATCCAATGGAGCACTGAAACAGGTCCAACTGAAAGAGTATAATTAACCAATTCAGTCTGTAAACCAATGCTAATCTGGCACAATTCATTAAAACCTGATATCTAACAGAAATCAActagaaaaaaaatcctgtcaAAAAATAGAAATCTTACTTCTATATCTGAATAATAGAAGTACTGCCTGTTTGAGTAAAAACAAAGACTTCGCATCATTGCATTGTGTTTGGTAACCCCAGAGACATgctttatttgttcttattggGTCCTCTGTGCATATTACTGTGACAGCAGCCATTCTCTATAAACCCTTCTGGGAACCGTTCACCATGATTCTGTTTTCTAGTAGCTAATTGTCATGCTGGTCTCCCAACAGTGACCACCCATGGGAACTTGTTTACAGTCAAATCAGTTTCCTAAAATAGAAGAAAAATGGCCTTTTTGGTGTCATTTAGAGGGAGCGCAGAGACCCGTTATGAATTGATCTTTATATTTACTGACGCCACTGAGATCTTATGAAACACGTCTCTCTGATGTTGTAAGCAGGAGTGACGTTTAAATAATGTATCTTACGCACAATATACAGAATCTTTTCCTGCATCTATTTGAGCGAACGAAacctttaatatatttcttaatttaagaaataacattttatgtGTTTCTAAATGTGAATAAAGCAGCACAATGTGAATGATTAATTTTCATTCATATAATCTCATAAATGGGGCTCATTCTAATCACCAAAACCACtcatccaagtttcccatcacAGCCTTCTCAACTATTCTGACGGCAAGTGCTTTCTTGTGTCCTCACACAGTTCAAATGGATCCCATCCAGTTAGATGCTTTGTTAATTAACCTCTATGCCCTTATAGTAGTAGTGAGTCATTTCATATTGCAGTGCCTCTGCTGCCCAGCCCATTCCTCTCTGCTAATAAGGAGGGATTGTAAGTTCTCGTGCC is part of the Chanodichthys erythropterus isolate Z2021 chromosome 11, ASM2448905v1, whole genome shotgun sequence genome and harbors:
- the calca gene encoding calcitonin/calcitonin-related polypeptide, alpha isoform X2, whose product is MVMLKISAFLVAYALIICQMYSSNAAPARPALESSPDRTTLTDYEARRLLHAIVKEFMQMTAEDMEQEATEENSVTTQKRACNTATCVTHRLADFLSRSGGIGSSKFVPTNVGSQAFGRRRRLSQE
- the calca gene encoding calcitonin/calcitonin-related polypeptide, alpha isoform X1: MVMLKISAFLVAYALIICQMYSSNAAPARPALESSPDRTTLTDYEARRLLHAIVKEFMQMTAEDMEQEATEENSLGRPVSKRCSSLSTCVLGKLSQELHKLQTYPRTNVGAGTPGKKRSLEESDVLAGYGEALNRV